From Saccharothrix espanaensis DSM 44229, the proteins below share one genomic window:
- a CDS encoding DUF742 domain-containing protein, translating to MTPVQDEDPAAEKEWNGPLVRPYAWTGGRTSSSYDLRLETLVSLEENGVAIAMRSTGPEQRSIVELCAYPRSVAEVSALLALPLGVVRVLLGDLISLGIVAMHDNAAEAGGPDMLLLERVLQGLRKL from the coding sequence GTGACCCCGGTGCAGGACGAGGACCCGGCCGCGGAGAAGGAGTGGAACGGTCCCCTGGTCCGGCCCTACGCGTGGACCGGCGGGCGGACCTCCTCCAGCTACGACCTGCGGTTGGAGACCCTGGTCTCGTTGGAGGAGAACGGCGTCGCGATCGCCATGCGCAGCACCGGGCCCGAACAGCGGTCCATCGTGGAGCTGTGCGCCTACCCGAGATCGGTGGCGGAGGTGTCCGCGTTGCTGGCGCTGCCGCTGGGCGTGGTGCGGGTCCTGCTCGGCGACCTGATCTCGTTAGGGATCGTCGCCATGCACGACAACGCGGCCGAGGCGGGCGGGCCGGACATGCTGCTGCTGGAGCGGGTGCTGCAAGGGCTCCGCAAGCTGTAG
- a CDS encoding RNA-binding S4 domain-containing protein: protein MRIREVEIADDMIRLGQFLKLAGLAENGAHARELVEEGDVTVNGRPESRRGAQLHHGDVIAVGEEKARLVANH, encoded by the coding sequence ATGCGCATCCGCGAGGTGGAGATCGCCGACGACATGATCCGGCTCGGCCAGTTCCTCAAGCTGGCCGGCCTGGCGGAGAACGGCGCGCACGCGCGCGAGCTGGTCGAGGAGGGCGACGTCACCGTCAACGGCCGGCCGGAGTCCCGCCGGGGAGCGCAGCTGCACCACGGTGACGTGATCGCGGTCGGCGAGGAAAAAGCCCGTTTGGTCGCCAACCACTAG